TGAAATTTTAAATAAAAGTAGCCGCTATTTCTCATTAGTAGGTATACTTGTTGGTACAATATCAGCAATTGTTTATACTGGCGCTTCTTTCCTTTTTAATCCCAGTATTGCTATTGTACTTAGCATTGTTGCTTCGGTATGGACAACGGGTGCCTTTCATGAAGATGGTTTTGCTGATGTGTGTGATGGCTTTGGTGGTGGTTGGACTAAAGAAAAGATTCTAATGATAATGAAAGATTCTCGATTAGGAACTTATGGTGTTGTAGGAATCATTTCAATGTTAGCTATAAAGTTTTTAAGCCTACACGAATTAAACAACGTATTAAAAAATATTCCTTTACTACTTATATCAGGGCATGCAATTAGTCGATTTATCGCTACCGTTTTATTATACACGCACGAATATGTTAGAGATGCTGATACTGCTAAAGTGAAGCCTACAACTAAAAAAATGAGTACAAAAGCACTTATTATCTCGGGCTTTTTTGGAATGCTACCTTTGTTATTTTTTAAAGACATTAGCGTATTCTTAGTTTTAATTCCGTTGTTTTTAACATATTTATATATGTCACGCCTATTCAAAAAATGGATTGGAGGGCAAACAGGAGATTGCGCTGGAGCATTACAACAAGTTAGTGAAGTTGTTTTTTATTTATCAATACTTGCCCTATGGAAATTATTTTAGTTAGACATACAACTCCGAATATTGAAAAAGGTATTTGCTACGGACAGGCCGATCTTGGTGTTGTTGATACTTTTACAGAAGAAATTAAACCGATATTAAAAACGATTAAAGTTAATGATGCTAATACCGCTTATTATTCAAGTCCGTTACAACGTTGTAAACTCTTAGCTGAAAAACTTTCTGACACTATTATTTTTGATGATCGTTTAAAAGAACTCGATTTTGGTGATTGGGAGCTGCAAAAATGGGACGATATTAACAAACCTGAATTGGATGTTTGGATGAATGATTTTGTAAACGTTACTGTTACTAATGGAGAGTCTTATATCGATTTACATACCAGAACTGTTCAGTTTTTAAACGAGCTTAAACCCCTGAAAAAAAAGCAAGTTGTTATTGTTACCCATGCTGGTGTTATTAGAAGTTTGTGGGCATATATAAACAAAACACCTTTAGATAAGTCTTTCGATTTAAAACTAAATTACGGGGCTATCATAAAATTTACACTATAAAAAAATGAAACATTTTATATTACTTATTATAATCTCTCTGTTTTTAATTCAATGTAAAAACAGTGAAAATAAAAATATAACAACAATTGTTGATACCCTTAGCCCTATTAAATACGCAAAGGGTTTTGATATTATTACTAAAAATGGTGAGAAAAAATTAATCATCAAAAAAGTATTTCAAAACTCTAAAAAGCAATTTGAATTTACATTAACTAATAAAACGAACATTGCTAAAAACGAAATTAAAGTTCCTGTAAACGAATTGGTTGTTACAAGTACCACACACATACCAATGTTAGAACTTTTAAATAGTGAAGATAAATTAGTTGGTTTTCCGCACACAAAATATATTTCATCTAAAAGAACCAGAAAAAGGATTGAAGAAAACAAAATAGTAGAACTTGGATCGGAACAAAGCATGAATACCGAAATTTTAATGGGTTTACAGCCCGAGTTAGTAATTGGTTTTTCATTACACCCAAACAGCAAACTATACGAAAACATAAAAAAAGCTGCGATTCCTGTTATATTTAATGGTGATTGGCTAGAGGAAACGCCTTTAGGAAGAGCGGAATGGATTAAACTTTTTGGCGTACTTCTAAACAAAGAAAAAGAAGCTGATAGCATTTTTAAAAGTATTGAAAAAAACTATATAGAAGCTACTAAAATAGCTAAAAGCACTACAAAAAAACCTGCTACTGTTATATCTGGTAGTATGTTTAAAGATATTTGGAATGTACCTGCCGGTGAAAGTTTTATGGCTACTTATTTAAAAGATGCTAACCTTAATTATTTATGGAAAGAAACAAAAGGAACTGGTAGCTTACAGTTAAGTTTCGAGAGTGTTTTAGATAAAGGAAAAAGCGCTGATTATTGGATTGGTTGCGGTTTGTACGAAACTAAAGAGCAATTAAAAAGTGCTAACAAACTTTATAAGGAGTTTGATGCTTTAAATAATGGGAACATATATACTATGGGAACAAAAAAAGGAGCTACTGGCGGACTTTTATTTTTTGAATTGGCTCCTATTAGGCCCGATTTAGTATTAAAAGATTTTATTAAAATTACACATCCTAAATTGTTACCAAATTATGAGTTAACCTTTTTTGAGAAGATGAAGTAGTTTTAATCTAAGCGTATTTACTTTTCATTAATATTTAATATTCTTAAAATACATTGTTAATTATATGAAAAAAACACTCTTCTATCCAATAATATTAATAATAATTTTATGGAATTGCTCTGATAAAAAAGATTTAAAGCAAACTGAATTTGTTATTGGAAACAATGAAAAAGTAGAATTTTTAAATGAAATATTATCTGATACCATAAATTTAAAATTATTATCAAGCCAGAAAATAATGATTTCAGATTTTAACTTCCTTCCTAAATTACCACACTCTATTTTAAACGACAATGAATTTAAAAGGGTTAGTTATATTAAATATTTATCACATCATTTAAAGGAAAAAGACACTGTTTTTATAAAAAAACAAATAAAGCAAAATAAAACATTCGATTTAAAAATTTTATCAAAATATAATTACCAAATATTAAACACCTCTAAATTATTTAAAAATGGCGTTTCAGTTGATTCTTTATCAACTATTGCTTTAAATAAGCAGATATATACTAAGGAGTTATACAATGAACCATATATTCTAATTGACAAACCTATTTTTAATAAAGAAATGAACAGAGTCTGTTTGAGTCTAAATAGACCAAATTCTGGAGAATACTTTGTTTTTATTAAAAAAAATAGAAAATGGCAAAAGGAAGTTATTGCGCAATGGTCTGAATAAGCAAAAGGAAACCAATTAAAATATTTATATAACTATTCTTAAATATCAAAACTTTATTTAAGTAACACATTAATACTATTGTTTAAACCAACAACTATATTTAATATTATAATATTTTTGTACAGTTTTTTCTATACTATTAAAAACTGTACAAATTTTCTTATTAATTATAAAGATGTTACAGATTGGTCTAAAAAGGTTTATCAA
This genomic stretch from Tenacibaculum sp. Bg11-29 harbors:
- a CDS encoding adenosylcobinamide-GDP ribazoletransferase, whose product is MKNQIHYFLTAVLFFTRIPCPKWVNHSPEILNKSSRYFSLVGILVGTISAIVYTGASFLFNPSIAIVLSIVASVWTTGAFHEDGFADVCDGFGGGWTKEKILMIMKDSRLGTYGVVGIISMLAIKFLSLHELNNVLKNIPLLLISGHAISRFIATVLLYTHEYVRDADTAKVKPTTKKMSTKALIISGFFGMLPLLFFKDISVFLVLIPLFLTYLYMSRLFKKWIGGQTGDCAGALQQVSEVVFYLSILALWKLF
- the cobC gene encoding alpha-ribazole phosphatase produces the protein MEIILVRHTTPNIEKGICYGQADLGVVDTFTEEIKPILKTIKVNDANTAYYSSPLQRCKLLAEKLSDTIIFDDRLKELDFGDWELQKWDDINKPELDVWMNDFVNVTVTNGESYIDLHTRTVQFLNELKPLKKKQVVIVTHAGVIRSLWAYINKTPLDKSFDLKLNYGAIIKFTL
- a CDS encoding ABC transporter substrate-binding protein, which produces MKHFILLIIISLFLIQCKNSENKNITTIVDTLSPIKYAKGFDIITKNGEKKLIIKKVFQNSKKQFEFTLTNKTNIAKNEIKVPVNELVVTSTTHIPMLELLNSEDKLVGFPHTKYISSKRTRKRIEENKIVELGSEQSMNTEILMGLQPELVIGFSLHPNSKLYENIKKAAIPVIFNGDWLEETPLGRAEWIKLFGVLLNKEKEADSIFKSIEKNYIEATKIAKSTTKKPATVISGSMFKDIWNVPAGESFMATYLKDANLNYLWKETKGTGSLQLSFESVLDKGKSADYWIGCGLYETKEQLKSANKLYKEFDALNNGNIYTMGTKKGATGGLLFFELAPIRPDLVLKDFIKITHPKLLPNYELTFFEKMK